A genomic window from Leptospiraceae bacterium includes:
- a CDS encoding response regulator yields MKKILVVDDSPVVRNYHMLILKKYGYEVNGAEDGVEALEKSLKENFDLILCDINMANMDGLTFIRKYREQEKETPIIIISTQEEEHQKTQSFDAGANYYIVKPVIPEKLAEHIKLLIG; encoded by the coding sequence ATGAAAAAGATTCTTGTTGTAGACGATTCTCCAGTTGTAAGAAATTATCATATGCTTATTTTAAAGAAATATGGTTACGAAGTCAATGGAGCTGAAGATGGAGTTGAAGCTTTAGAAAAATCTTTAAAAGAAAATTTTGATCTAATTCTTTGTGATATTAATATGGCAAACATGGATGGTTTAACCTTTATACGAAAGTATCGAGAACAGGAAAAAGAAACTCCGATTATTATCATTTCAACCCAGGAAGAAGAACACCAAAAGACTCAGAGTTTTGATGCGGGTGCGAATTATTATATTGTAAAACCGGTTATTCCGGAAAAGTTAGCGGAGCACATTAAGCTCCTTATAGGTTAA